The genomic stretch GCGCCTGGGCGACGGCCCGATTAAGCGGCGTGTGCGGGATTTCACCGATGATGCCTTCCAGCCGCGTCGAGGCCAATTGGTGCGGCTCGAAGCGCAGATAGGACATCGAGACGATCTCGCGCCACATTGCCACGAACGGGCTGCCGGCCCGCAGCACCCACCAAGGCATCGAGGTCATCTTGAGCGGTCGCCCGAGCGCCTTCTCTGCGGCGGCATTGATCTGCAGATCGGTGATCGCGTGGCCGGGAAAATTCAACGCCTCATAGGAGCCGAGCTTGTCGAGGTTCTTGGCTAATGCGACGAAACCCATAGCGAAGTCCGGCAGATAGGCCCATTCATGCACCAGGTCGGCCGGGCCGGGCGCGGTGTAGACGCCCTTGCTCATCTTGGCGGCGACGACCAGGTCGAACCACGAGCCGCTGCCGGTGCCGCCGAAGAAATCGCCGGCGCGCAGAAGAATGGTGCGCACCCGGCCCGCGTCCGCCTCACG from Mesorhizobium sp. NZP2077 encodes the following:
- a CDS encoding SDR family oxidoreductase; amino-acid sequence: MTKIAILGANGRLGRVVGKAFIDAGFDVRAITRTGKVPAELKGATAVAGDALDRQSLIRATESVDIIFNGLNPIYTDWGKCLPMAENVMAACHANNALHLFPGTVYNYGSPMPAAITEDTPFHPTTEKGRIRCAMEDLFRREADAGRVRTILLRAGDFFGGTGSGSWFDLVVAAKMSKGVYTAPGPADLVHEWAYLPDFAMGFVALAKNLDKLGSYEALNFPGHAITDLQINAAAEKALGRPLKMTSMPWWVLRAGSPFVAMWREIVSMSYLRFEPHQLASTRLEGIIGEIPHTPLNRAVAQALEDIGIATVKGTSKAA